tttaaaaatagataaaattaaatatataaaaaaatttaaaagcagAAGTGAAATTTTTTTccctttgaaaattttaattttgacctaatttttttatttaaatttaatttattataatttaaaatataaatatataataaaatttaaatataataaaatttaaatatataaatatgatatatttatattttaaatttataataaatttaatttagaccaaaattattattattttttttttttactgtttcAAGCATTTAAAATGGACGGTCGGTGCCATTGAAGTCCAAAAGCACAGATGCAAAACGTGTAGCGTAAAGGGAATATCTGAATATGCCGCGTTCAAGACCCCATCAAATGAAAAACCATaataaaaaatgtgaaaaaaaagTACTTAAATAATTCACACGCAAAAACGCTGCCTGTCAGCCTTATCCATCCTATGAAATTCCACGTTTACTTTACATGGTCTTTGCCTTATAAATACCTTTCTTCTCAACATTCTTGACCATCTTCAGATTCAATCCTTTCTTTTCACCCACTTCCATAATATCAGAGTAAATTTTCAATGGCTGATATTGCTCTTTTGGTTGCTGAGGAGTATGAAAGGAGAGTCAAGAATTCAAGAAAGTCATCTGCAGATTCAGATTCAGATTCAGCCATGAAAGTTGTTAACTGGGTTTCTTGTGTTTCTTTCCTGTCTCAGAGTGTTAAGAATAAGGTTACGCAGCAGAATATTGAATTCGCCAAATGGGTTTTGGAGCCTAAGACCCAAATTGGTCTTGCAGCTTCTAATGGATTCTTCTCTGCCTGAGTTTTTCCGCATCTTGATTTTCATATTTTTTGCTTGTAATTGTGTATAAATTCCATGTTCCCTTGTTGTAATATCTTGAATatacataaaaagaaaaataaataaaacagtaATTTGGGCATAATTCTTTATAATTAAAGTTCCATTTATCTGTGAaaaatattcatattttttttttaatatttaagggACTTATAAAAATAACTCacgagaaaatatttttttaataaaaaataaaattattttttaaaaaaataactttctcttttaataaaaattaattttttttacttaaataataaaaaataaaaatatatttaaaaatatttttataaataaattatttttcttaaaataaatagagcctaattttcaaaattttagctAGCAAACATAAAGCACACTTCCTTTGATTTAGACGCTTGGATTAAACTTGACTGTGGTGGATTCTTGATTCCAAGCCCATATGCAATGTTTGCAAAGCCTGTGGGCATGTTGGGTACATTTCAGAACCCTTTATGGATTTTGTTTTCTGCCagctttaaattttacaattaatCCTATGATATGTTAATTagaatttttcaagttcaaaaacaaaagaaaattttattttaatttatttaatatatatttattaaaattaaagaaataaatgataatattaaaatatgttTAGTACATTTATAACTAATTATCTTTTTATGAAatactaattagaatttttaagtgtggataaaatttgataaaagaaaattttaatttaaataatttaatatatttgtgattataaaatattaaaaaatgaaagaaatgatAGATAATTAAAATGTTTATAATGAAATGTATTATATATATTATGTGTTTAATTATatgtcaaatatatatatatatatatatatatatatatatatatatataatcgatttaattaaaattatataatgaaTCTAAAAACAATTATAAAAAGAGGCATAAATTTAATGAGGTATAAACTTAATTTtaacttcaatttttttattcaatatgATTTGATATGGTTGATATATTTTTCAGTTCgattatcaataaaaaaaaatttgaggaTTAGTGTAACAacccaaattttttttatttaaaaatataattttaatatttatctaatgttattttattgatttaaacAATTCATTAAGCTGTGCTTGATCTTGTTATTggctaaaaaataaataatttttatatttaattgtttaaaatattctttttttagttattttaatatattttataaaattattttaaagtcttggatttaatctttaaaatattgaatctttattataattttatattttaatattttaaatttaatgtaattatttttattattactattaatattattatgtttaattaatttattaagtaaGAGTTATTTTAAATCTTAATAATAATtaagtattaatttaaattagagtttaataaaaatattttaataaagtattatatattttaaaagttaaaattattatatatatatatatatatatatatatatatatatatatatggaaaagGGGATTGAAAGGACACTGCTGCAACTTGGGCAACGTGTTCAGTGCGGGAAAATTAAAAACACcgccccccctccccccccctcctcccccactttttctttttctttgtcttTAGCGGGCAAGGACCACCCTCCTGACAGCAGTAGATGGTGACAGGCGGCgcaaagagagaaagagaacaAAATGAGTATCTAACTTTAAATGCTTATATTTAGCGATATCGATGTTCAATTGGAGTGATTTTAATAATTATGATTTCTTAATAGAGAGCTCTTTCAGGTGAGAAGTATCCTCATTAGATTTGGTGACTGTTTTCAGTGTCGGCAAGGAGAGAGAAATttagaattttataatttttcagcGAGATTTTTGACAAAGCGAGATTTTTGGATTAATGATCCAAGATCACTGTTGGACTCAGAACGATAAAACTTTCGAGATGGGATCGGCTCTGCTCCGTTCGGACACTGTTTGAAAAAGCAATCATCAAACGGCCTAGATCGTTTAGTGAGATTTTTGAGCCTTTtcaattctcaaaaattaaaaataattttgtgataattattaataatttttgggctTAATTTAGATGTAGTCGGATAGGTAATAGCTTACAGGCCTTGGGACTGAATTTTTGACTTAGTTTAGGTGTCTAGTGGGCTGTCCCAAAATGAGATCGTGTTTATAGTCGATTCTAGCATTTTCAGACATTTCGGACGCATTCCAAGTGTTAGATTTGACATAGGTAAATCCGAACTTCAAGTTGTTCATTTTTGTCTAATActtgatttaaaataaaattcataaaatattcacgggtgattagaaaattatgatttttattgcaatagatttatagccttgttaaggACTACGGgatgaaattttagaatttttagagctcgtttgagtGATTTTTGTAGAATGTTAGTTTtaaggactaaaacgtaattttttaattttgtgagAATTGTCTGGTTTGGAGGGCTCAGGAGAGGCCATGTGATGTTGATGGGATATGGATGTGGAAATtgtaatttagaagtgttatttgaattatcttgcaaattgggtaggtcctaggtgcaAAGAAAATTATGCCGGATTTTCGTTAAAACTTATATTGTTCTTTGACTCATTAAAGTTTTgttttaaataaatattgataaatttataatataatttttaggtGAGCTGGGTCAGCCTTCCACCTCCGTTTAGCCGTCGTAGTGACTTGTAAAGTATTGTAAgtaaatattgattttatttataattttaatattattataaatatatgtatatagttaattATTAAGTATGCCATGTGTTGCATATGTAATTGATAACTTGCTGTATATGTTGTTTTAtacaatttggagctgtgtgcgtgagtttggtgtgtgtggtATGTATATGGATATAGATAGGACGGGTAGAAATGGTTATCGGGTTGAATTGACCTGAATAAAAATGtaatattctattttattttattcacatGTTAGGTCTCAGTTTTTAGCCCTGGTTATGAATTTGGGAACAGTAATGCTTACTACGGGTCTTGGGGGTTTTAtgctggctcaggtcctagtgctaGTCTGGCTCGTGGGATCGAGTCGTGACAATTAGTGCTGGTTAAGGGTTGATTTCAATCCCTTTTTGGCATAAACATAAGTTTTGATCCAAAattagggaccataattaacttttTAAGGTTTCTTTggtttttatttgatttcaattcaattttgatttaatttcaatcaatagctgaagcatacaTTTAAACTTACAAATAAATACTGCATGTTtaagtaattaatttaaaaatataactgtcattattttttgttaatttgtAAAGTAATTAATATTCTCcgtgataaaaaaatattaattaattaatatacaaataagaatataaaaataataattctttaAAATTCGCTTGAGTCGgtttgtctttttaatttttaaaattcagattaaataaaaatattgaatattGAATCTATGTCCGATAAtatgtatatatgaattaattacaaaatacaaataatctattatttattaaatttcaaatttaaaaatttaataaaatttattaatactaaaaaataaatttatttttcacttTTGTTAAATATTGAATATAATGCTTATTAGAATTTTCCTCTTTTCACTTGCTAATTTTGGTAATTTAATTAttctttataaaattatatttttaattttttttttaaattttgatgtttatgtttgATAAATGGTTTGTACAATCTTATGTATTTGTGTGTATAAGTATATATTGTGTTTCAAAAAAATAGATATTCCTATAAAAGATTTAGTGtttgaaattatttaatatataaaagcaTAAAGATCTAGCTTCTTTttacaatttaaaaataatatattattcaacttatttatttatctatatttaaaataaaattataattaattaaaaattttattattaataaaattttataatacaattataaaaatataaaatataaaaataaataaaaatttataatattaaaataataaataatttatgcaGTAAAATGACTAGTTcaattcttatttttaattgaattaaatagtcaaaggttttttcaaaattttttacattttaaaaaattaaaaaaattagtttgACTTGAAATAGAATCGATTAAAATCTTCAatactaattttaattaatatcaaTTGGAATCAATTTAATTACCAAACTGCTTACAACTGTATCTAATATaaccataaataaaaaaaaaataaaaagaaaataaattcaaTGAATGCGATTCAATTTGAAAAAACTAGAAAATAGCCACACCCCTATTTAAAGCTAATTTGACCAATAAGCATATTtgggttattttttttttatttgattaatcAAGCTCATAACTCTTTCTGTAACCTACAATACAAAATTCACctaagcaatttttttttttttttttttttttttttttttttttttacctttccAACAAGATGAATTTAATATGATCTTGGAAAACTAGCACATGATATTGctcattttaataattatattttaaaagtaCATGAAAAGTGGGTAGCAATCAAAATGCTCATCCAATACAAACAAGAGACTACTTACAAACAAAGATGGGATTCTCACTCAGCTTTGTATCTCCATATTGCATCACATGAGAACTATCCAGGTTATCAGCTGCTGCTCTTCTCCAAACCTACATGTAATGCATTTGACAAAATATATGTGTATATTAATGCCGAGCAAACAAATTCTTTAATTTCTTCTGCttttattatcaattttaattacatttaatttGCCTACTTCGTCCACCTcaaaagagaagagagagagaaaaaaaattacatgCTACTTGATATTGATTTTTTAGAGTTTCCTTGAGTAAATCATGCAAGTCACTATATAGGAGTTGAATGTGAAAAAggctaaaagaaaagaaaaatagaacatgaaATGATTAACATATAGCATATAAACCTATCCTCCATCCAAGAAATGCTAAATAAATCTCCCAAGCAATAATAGAAACAACAAAATAGAAAAGAAGGAAATTCCAGAAGTGAAAGAGAAAGAATAAGAAAGGGAAGAATCACAGAAGAAGAATCAGATAGAGAAATTGTATTTCATCATATCAGATTTCCAAATGCCTTCCAACGTCAAGATTACAGCTAATAT
This sequence is a window from Hevea brasiliensis isolate MT/VB/25A 57/8 chromosome 10, ASM3005281v1, whole genome shotgun sequence. Protein-coding genes within it:
- the LOC110640908 gene encoding uncharacterized protein LOC110640908, whose protein sequence is MADIALLVAEEYERRVKNSRKSSADSDSDSAMKVVNWVSCVSFLSQSVKNKVTQQNIEFAKWVLEPKTQIGLAASNGFFSA